The genome window CATTGGCATAAATCCACGACAAGGTCTTCCCTGTACTGCGGGAGACGCTTCATACCCAGAGATCTCTCCAGTGGCGATCGCGTTGTTTCGGAAAGCAGAGCTGGGTAACGCGGCTCAGCAGGTTGTGTCGGGCTGAGTTGCAGTATAGAAAGTGTCTTAGATTAGActttcacacacagaaaggCGTTTTAAAAAGTAGCCTAGAATCAGACAAAATATGAGGATCCCGTCTGAACCATTTGTAAACATGACAGCAAGGTGAGCCTCTCCCCTACCCCGGCCCCCACTCCCCTCCTCTGTAAATGACTCTTGAGTAGTGCTTGTGCTGTAGTGTATAGTTTCCCAGCAGTTAAAGGTTGTCCCTTAAAAGTGCCTTTTGTTCACAGACTCCATTTTGTAATCCAGATCGCCCCTTCGAAATGGCTTGAGGTAGCAGGTTGGCCCTGAGTGCCGTAACAAGGCAAAAGGTCGCCCTCACCCAGTGCTCAGGGCCAATTTTTTCCTCGGCCTTCGATAAGAATCCCCTCCATTGTACCTCCCCTAtatcctctcttccttttcaaAGCCGTATATATATAGTACAAAAGGAAACTGGTGTGAATTAGttctttactttttattgataaatgatgaaaaaaaaaactgaaaaggcaaaaaaacttGTTCTCGTTCAGCTCTTgcttttttcttcccctctgtctcctctgtctgttttctctcttagACACTGGAGTAGTCTGTAACTGTGTGTCTGtcgctctccgtctctctctctctttccttctctctctctctctctctttctttctctctctctcactctttctctctctctctctctctctctctctctctctctctctcctctcctgccctctCCGCTGTTggaagggttaaaaaaaataattgcagaAAAACTTTTGTCTGAGCAGAATGCAGTTAGCTCACATGTTATTCTTGTCTGTATGCTTCACATTGTATTACCATACCCATCTCTTCAGCTTCTCCATTCAACAGCTAATGTAAGTGAACAAATTACGCTGACGGGCTTTTGGGGGTGTCCATGGGTGGGTTAAGAAGGGACAACAGGGGTTCAGGGGTTTGAGTCGAGGAGGTCTGTGGAGAAGATTGCGGGGTAGGGAGGGCTGGATGAAACGCTTAAGGATCTCCTCTTTGGGATGTTGGAACGGGGCTGCTCTGACAGGGTAAGAgtttgctcttttattttacttatttatttttggttttgttttccttccttgtttgtttttttgtttgtttttttccccctttccttttcattttgattttgtttaatatttgcTATCAGGGTAGGCTGTCGTTGAGGCTCTCTTTGAGGATGCCTTGGTCTGTAAATGAAAAGCTACAAGCACCTTATAACCGGACTCGTCCTGCATGAGGCTGAGAAAAGGGGACTTGCATCTCCTAGACACACACCCCAGTCCCATATCCATTCAAGTTGATCTTTTAAACTGAAGTATTATTGTAATAGTGGGTTTTACACAGTGAAACCCTCAGCAGTATTAGCcattgacaacacacacaaaccggcCACGAAAAAAGCCAGCATGAACCTGATCTCAGAAGAAGCCTCTTGGACTTTTGAAGGTTCAGGGAagtcctccatttttctcccCTATCCACCTCATGCCGGGCTATCCGtgtctctgttctgttgtttttcgttctgttctttttttttcatcttatgCGTGTATGGTTAGTGGTGTAATAGGCAGCACCCTTAGGCCCCCTGACTCCCAGCTCTCCAACGCCTCTGTCTATGCCCTCAGTGCAGCGCCCCATGTCTTTGTGAGAACACCCCCAGAGCTCTAGGTGAAATGCATGTGTTAATTACAGTTTCTTTTCcataagaagaaaaacacagtttgaGAAGAGCAGCACCTGATTGAATAAAAAAGGATGTTCTTGACTGTACCATCTTGCTGTgccttgtcctttttttttctaatgacaACTGACTGAATAAACAAGAGCCATTAATCTGTTCATGAgttcaggggttttcaaactttaatGTTCTGGACCCTCATTTGAAGAGctgttaaattgtttagatgccACACTTTTAAGAAAGATAAACAGATTCAGAGTGGTGGGATTAAAACATAAAGTAACCACTGATACATAAGTTCATAAATTTAATGGGTTATAGTGAATTGAAATTGCTGAGGCCCCTaggggtccctggaccccagtttgaaaaccactgaatgAGTTAATATTTCAGGGTCAATATATTTACACACCAGCGTGGCATCTTAAATTTATAAGGAATCACCGTAGTTTCACACAAGCTACTTTTTCTTCAATATGCAAATTATTCAGCACGTTGGGTGTGCATCTTATGGTCATTTTCACTTCCCTTTTTTGTAACAAATTGGTTATTTAGTCTAAAACtgccaaaaataatgacaaaaactcATCAGAAGTGACCTATGTTCAACACTTATGTTCTCAAATTgtttagtctgaccagcagccaaaaacaaaaaagtgttgtATTTATAATGGTATGAACAAAGAAAACTTAAACAAATCTTAGCATCTTAGCTTGGCATTTTTACTTgttaaatgactaaaataattaattttctgttgatcgTTCAATCAACTAatcatttcaaaacaacagcaacatgctCAAAATCTAATCGGATAAAGTGCTTTATAGTCTGAGGTTTGTATTCTTCTTGAGTTATTGTGTTGACAGAAATGTGCCGTCGTGATATAATGTCCTGAATACCACACAGCACTGTGATCAGACATGAAAATGGCTCCTCTCCAAATCCAATTCTTGAATTAACTGGTGAGGCAAACAGCatgcttttaatatttttattttgcattgaaGCTTTTGGAATAACACACGACAATGACAGGCAACAAGAAACTGTAGTACCAAAAATTTCATTTGGTCTCAAAGTGCATCAAATATCAAGTATACAAAGTTGAGAAAAATAATGTTATGTGGGCCATCACACAACAGCATTTTAAAGCATCCTATTGCCAAATATTGCATCGTTTTCTAAAGTGATGCACTAGTGTTTGGTCCTAAGCATATAAAGctatttctcccttttttttttttttaaattaaaaagaattaCAATAATTTCATACACATAATTATTTTCAATGGGAGAAAGCCATCTCCATGCTATACTTGGTATTAATTtggtatttgcattttaaaattcttGATGTGCAATGACTTCTAAAAATTGCAACTGAccaaatacatataaatatgtaaattatagatagaaggacagacagacacatagatagatagacagatagattcTCAAAAGCATCCTTAATGAGAGAGTAATTAAGGTATACACCCAGTGCACAATATTAAGTACCTCAATGTACCAAGTTACATTGAGACAATTGTCAAGTAACACGTCTCAGGTCCGTCAGTCCTCTCCAGCCTGGTCCATCAGAGTGTTTACCGTCATGTCGGCCCTCTGTCCTGCGGCCCCTGCAGCTCCTTGAAGCTGGACAAGGTTTACCTGTTGTTAGTGGTGACAGTGAGAGGATCAGcggcctaaccctaacccagtcACACTGATGCACACATAACAATGGTACCAGTTTATTATCTAAATTTccaattttaaaaattttatcaTCTGTGATTCAGATAAAGAATGTGAAAAGAAATATCTACATATTACTGTATCTACCTGTGAACCATTTTGAGCTTGTGGTGCTGGGTCAGTTTCCTGGACGGGACACTTTTTGTCCTCAGGACCAGAGGGACCGCCTGCTTGTCCTGGGAGCAGTGGAGGTGGAGAGGTGGTTTGAGGTTGCGCCTGTGGATCAGCTGCTGCCTGGTTGTAGAGAGATTTGTTAGTGATTGAACGTTTTCAAGGTGTTTAAAGAAGTATGTttgggaagggggagggggcatTTACCTGAATGCCATTTTGGGCGCCTAGTGCAGGACTTGTCTCCTGGACTGGGTGGTCCTCATCAAAAAAGTAGGGCATGGCCGCATGCTGAGGGACTGGTGGATCGCAGCGCCTAGGAGTCAGGGATACTTTCTGTGGAGGaaggggtggtggtggaggaggagctgcagcctgGGTGCACAATATTACAATCTCTGTTTTAACCACCATGGCAGCTGATTTTGCTCAGGCCTAGGTCATAAACttttccacactttttttttttttcaattaaaaaaaattaataataaataaaataaaataaaataaaataaacaggtgaTAGACTATTGTAAGCTGTAGGGCACCTTGGTTTAAAGAAAGCACTCCATTACCACCTCCGATATTACTACATGTTTTGCTATAGGCTAGTCTGTATAGCTAATAGACTGGCATTAATCTTAATAATTAATAGAAAAAATGATGCACTGCAGGCAGGCTAAATATGTCACATCAACAGAAGTGTACAGTCTGGGTATTGGAAATGACATATTATTTAAGGCCATATTTATTAATCTTACCATTTTTCAGCCGCGTGTTGTCACTCAAAGTCGAACAACAAACGGGATGCAAACAAACTTCACTGCAGgaaacacgtttttttttttcctctaatacACAGCCTCGTTGTAGATAATGACTtcaatttttctttcattcgtaaaaaaaaaataaaaaataaataaaaccattaaTAATACGCTGTAAACCACTGTATTTGAACTTGACCCATTCGTAACACGCCACTCGACATCTGTGCtaatagcaaaataaaacttcccTGTTAACACTGTTGGTGACGTCATTTCCGCCTTGTAGTCTGTACTCTGTAAACAAAAGAAGCCAACAAGCAGACAGATACACCAAACCAGCTCGTTAAACACGGTTAAAAATCGGTGTCACCCGTCGTTTCGGCAGCCTCTGCACAGTGTGGCACCTATAGTTTCTTCCGCTCGACGTTTTGGTGAATGTTATCGCTTCTCCTGTCGACTCTCCGtcaatttttttccctatgGAGTGACAACAAACTGCTCAGGCTAACTGCTAACGCTTAGCTAGCCGACGTTTAGCTTCGCCTATGCCACATCGCTCACACATTAGATAGCATTAAAACGAGCCGA of Myripristis murdjan chromosome 1, fMyrMur1.1, whole genome shotgun sequence contains these proteins:
- the LOC115359086 gene encoding formin-like protein 3 isoform X2; this translates as MAAAPPPPPPLPPQKVSLTPRRCDPPVPQHAAMPYFFDEDHPVQETSPALGAQNGIQAAADPQAQPQTTSPPPLLPGQAGGPSGPEDKKCPVQETDPAPQAQNGSQLQGAAGAAGQRADMTVNTLMDQAGED
- the LOC115359086 gene encoding potassium/sodium hyperpolarization-activated cyclic nucleotide-gated channel 2-like isoform X1, giving the protein MAAAPPPPPPLPPQKVSLTPRRCDPPVPQHAAMPYFFDEDHPVQETSPALGAQNGIQAAADPQAQPQTTSPPPLLPGQAGGPSGPEDKKCPVQETDPAPQAQNGSQVNLVQLQGAAGAAGQRADMTVNTLMDQAGED